A region from the Bacillota bacterium genome encodes:
- a CDS encoding radical SAM protein, producing the protein MTGSSRQVAFVYPQRTLPASLTGSECRMGCAHCAGHYLRHMSSPGQAVRALQEGRASSVLVSGGCDPPGTVPFMEHLPLLEQLRELGRVNLHSGLAGPREAQAIAGRVDVVSLDMVGDDDTVREVYGHQRGARAYQDAYLALRQHVRVVPHLCIGLRGGDLGHEYRVLDFLKREGVEHLVLLVFIPTRGTRYGDAEPPPLKEVQRVVLRARTGLPSATLSLGCMRPGTRYRSDLDTMALREGIDEIVNPSPPALRLAMENGFEVSEKWECCCL; encoded by the coding sequence GTGACCGGCTCCAGTCGACAAGTGGCCTTTGTGTACCCCCAGCGCACGTTGCCAGCGAGCCTTACCGGGTCAGAGTGTCGCATGGGCTGCGCTCACTGTGCTGGGCACTACCTTAGGCACATGAGCTCCCCGGGACAGGCAGTCAGGGCGCTTCAGGAGGGTAGGGCATCCAGCGTGCTGGTGAGCGGCGGGTGCGACCCGCCAGGGACGGTGCCCTTTATGGAACACCTCCCTCTCCTGGAGCAGTTGCGCGAACTGGGGAGGGTAAACCTTCATTCAGGGCTCGCCGGGCCTCGGGAGGCCCAGGCCATAGCAGGCCGGGTCGATGTGGTCTCCCTGGACATGGTAGGGGACGATGATACGGTGCGTGAGGTATACGGTCACCAGAGGGGCGCCCGGGCCTACCAGGATGCCTACCTGGCCCTGAGGCAACACGTGAGGGTTGTGCCCCACCTCTGCATCGGCCTCCGGGGGGGCGACCTGGGCCACGAGTACCGGGTGCTGGACTTCCTCAAGCGAGAGGGTGTGGAGCACCTGGTGCTCCTGGTGTTCATTCCCACCAGGGGAACGCGATACGGGGACGCTGAGCCGCCCCCGCTGAAAGAGGTGCAGAGGGTGGTGTTACGGGCGAGAACAGGGCTTCCCAGTGCTACTCTGTCCTTGGGGTGCATGCGACCGGGTACCAGGTACCGGTCAGATCTGGACACCATGGCCTTGCGCGAGGGCATCGACGAGATCGTGAATCCGAGCCCGCCCGCGCTGAGATTGGCTATGGAGAACGGGTTTGAAGTCAGCGAGAAGTGGGAGTGTTGCTGCCTGTGA
- a CDS encoding radical SAM protein, which yields MTRIGVSAGTAEVLRLDGAQSQCKPTTAYLLVGEGCSQSCAFCPQARVSASKADLLSRVTWPAFERERVVAEARNAYQRGTIGRVCLQSVFSPGSWDVLLETVAAIRKTSSVPISVSALPKARLAREALEAGADRVGLPLDAATPTLYRRVKAQDPAMALEELARVAKEFPGRISTHLIAGMGETEEEMLRQFQALADQGITVALFAFTPVKGTPMESWERPDLASYRIIQAATHLLRSGSVRVENMSFQEGRLASLGLSPGGTRLALGKGDAFRTTGCDSCNRPYYNESPRGPLFNYPRPLTALERDEAVRLVLERLGTGCHALETD from the coding sequence GTGACCAGGATAGGGGTTTCCGCAGGAACCGCGGAGGTACTAAGGCTGGACGGGGCTCAGAGCCAGTGCAAGCCTACTACGGCCTACCTTCTGGTGGGTGAGGGCTGCTCCCAGTCCTGTGCCTTCTGTCCCCAGGCAAGGGTGTCGGCGTCCAAGGCAGATCTCCTGTCAAGGGTTACCTGGCCAGCATTCGAAAGGGAGCGGGTCGTCGCCGAGGCTAGAAACGCCTACCAGCGGGGCACTATAGGGCGGGTGTGCCTGCAGTCTGTGTTCTCCCCGGGGTCTTGGGACGTGCTCCTTGAGACTGTGGCGGCGATCAGGAAGACCTCAAGCGTGCCCATTTCGGTATCCGCCCTTCCCAAGGCCCGCCTGGCACGGGAGGCCCTAGAGGCTGGTGCAGACCGGGTGGGGCTCCCCTTGGACGCGGCAACACCCACCCTTTACAGGAGGGTTAAGGCCCAGGACCCGGCCATGGCCCTGGAGGAGCTAGCCCGGGTCGCCAAGGAGTTCCCTGGCCGGATAAGCACCCATCTCATCGCGGGAATGGGCGAGACTGAGGAGGAAATGCTCCGGCAGTTCCAGGCCCTGGCGGACCAGGGGATAACTGTGGCCCTCTTTGCCTTCACTCCGGTAAAGGGGACACCCATGGAATCCTGGGAAAGGCCAGATCTGGCCAGCTACCGCATCATACAGGCGGCAACACATCTTCTGAGGTCTGGCTCGGTTAGGGTGGAGAACATGAGTTTCCAAGAGGGGCGCCTGGCAAGCCTCGGGCTTTCGCCGGGTGGCACCCGGCTGGCGCTGGGCAAAGGCGATGCCTTCAGGACCACGGGGTGTGACTCATGCAACAGGCCCTACTACAACGAGAGCCCTCGCGGGCCATTATTCAACTACCCAAGACCGCTCACCGCTCTTGAGCGTGACGAGGCTGTGCGGCTGGTTCTGGAAAGGCTGGGTACCGGGTGCCATGCGTTGGAGACTGATTAG
- the gcvPB gene encoding aminomethyl-transferring glycine dehydrogenase subunit GcvPB produces MKTRPLIFEMSSPGRSAYTLPKCDVPMKSKDELLPRGALRASPPELPEVSEVDVVRHYTKMSQLNHGVDVGFYPLGSCTMKYNPKVNEKAATLPGFADLHPYAPEEASQGALEMLYELQVYLAEIAGVDAVSLQPSAGAHGELTGLLIFRAYHEKNGKKKSKIIIPDSAHGTNPASAVMCGYKTVEVKSNERGGVDLQELQKVLDDDVAGLMLTNPNTLGLFDENIHEIARMIHEAGGLLYYDGANANAIMGLARPGDAGFDVVHFNLHKTFSTPHGGGGPGSGPVGVTKELAPFLPVPIVGMKDGRYYLDYDMPESIGRVRSFYGNFGVMVKAYTYIRMLGAQGLKEVSENAVLNANYVMRKLLSAYDLPYDRHCKHEFVVMPKRIKENTGIKTLDIAKRLLDYGVHPPTVYFPLIVDEALMVEPTETESRETMDYFIQAMLDIASEALENPDMVKAAPHATVVGRLDEARAARQPDLRWNG; encoded by the coding sequence ATGAAAACGAGACCCCTCATCTTCGAGATGAGTTCTCCGGGGCGGTCCGCTTACACCCTGCCCAAGTGCGATGTGCCGATGAAGTCGAAGGATGAGTTGCTTCCCCGGGGTGCACTCAGGGCGAGCCCGCCCGAGTTACCTGAAGTGAGCGAGGTTGATGTGGTCCGGCACTACACGAAGATGTCCCAGCTGAACCATGGCGTGGACGTGGGGTTCTACCCCCTGGGGTCATGTACAATGAAGTACAATCCCAAGGTGAACGAGAAGGCGGCCACCCTTCCAGGGTTTGCCGACCTTCACCCCTACGCCCCTGAGGAGGCTTCCCAGGGGGCCCTCGAGATGCTGTACGAGCTCCAGGTGTACCTCGCGGAGATTGCCGGGGTGGACGCGGTATCGCTGCAGCCCTCCGCGGGAGCACATGGTGAGCTCACAGGGCTTCTCATATTCAGGGCCTATCATGAAAAGAACGGGAAGAAGAAGAGCAAGATCATCATCCCTGATTCCGCTCACGGCACGAACCCGGCCTCAGCGGTGATGTGTGGCTATAAGACCGTTGAGGTGAAGTCCAATGAGCGGGGAGGAGTGGACCTCCAGGAACTCCAGAAGGTACTGGACGACGACGTGGCGGGGCTCATGCTCACGAACCCCAACACCCTGGGCTTGTTCGACGAGAACATCCATGAGATAGCCCGGATGATCCACGAGGCTGGCGGCTTGCTGTACTACGACGGTGCCAACGCCAATGCCATTATGGGCCTGGCTAGGCCCGGGGACGCTGGTTTTGATGTGGTCCACTTCAACCTCCACAAGACCTTCTCGACGCCCCACGGCGGTGGGGGTCCCGGTTCGGGCCCTGTGGGAGTCACCAAGGAGCTGGCGCCGTTCTTGCCGGTGCCCATCGTGGGGATGAAGGATGGCCGTTACTACCTGGATTACGACATGCCCGAAAGCATAGGCAGGGTAAGGTCCTTCTATGGGAACTTTGGCGTCATGGTGAAGGCATACACCTACATCCGGATGCTGGGGGCTCAGGGCCTCAAGGAAGTCAGCGAGAATGCCGTGCTCAACGCGAACTATGTGATGCGGAAGCTCCTGAGCGCCTATGACCTGCCCTATGACCGCCACTGCAAGCACGAGTTCGTGGTGATGCCCAAGAGGATCAAGGAGAATACAGGTATAAAGACCCTGGATATCGCCAAGCGGCTCCTGGACTATGGGGTTCACCCACCCACCGTGTACTTCCCCCTCATAGTTGATGAGGCGCTCATGGTGGAGCCCACGGAGACCGAATCCAGGGAGACAATGGACTACTTCATCCAGGCCATGCTGGATATCGCCAGTGAGGCCCTGGAGAACCCCGATATGGTCAAGGCGGCACCCCATGCCACCGTTGTGGGCCGCCTGGATGAGGCAAGAGCTGCCCGGCAGCCGGACCTTCGCTGGAACGGCTAG
- the lpdA gene encoding dihydrolipoyl dehydrogenase, producing the protein MFDLAVIGSGPGGYVAAVRAAQLGAKVAVVEARDLGGTCLNRGCIPTKAMVKSAEAYKTIVNGEGYGVRVKEYQLDFPSVIQRKQEVVNRLVTGVEKLFSSNGITCYRGKASIPKPGMVEVSGPDAARLETRFTLIATGSGHALPPVPEAAIRRAITSDEALCLPKPPESMLVIGGGVLGVEFACIYAAFGTKIDIIKRSPLVLPPVDEELSKRIMPLLARQGIKVNAGIFIKDIQVSGDGAKRVIANTKEGKEVTFEAEEVLIAMGRVPDFGGLDLAALGIEHDSKGIKVDNRMRTSLAGVYAIGDVVGKYYLAPVASREGIIAVEDMFSTGSDMDYKVVPQCVFSSPEAASVGFTERAARDAGYSVKVSRFPFSANGKAVALGEAEGMVKVVADGETGLLLGMHILGPHATEIIHEAAIAIVLGGTAEAIATMIHAHPTLPEAIMEACHGIMGHPIHLAKVR; encoded by the coding sequence TTGTTCGATCTAGCCGTAATAGGCAGTGGTCCCGGCGGGTATGTGGCCGCGGTCAGGGCTGCGCAGCTGGGAGCCAAGGTGGCTGTAGTGGAGGCCAGGGACCTTGGAGGGACCTGCCTCAACCGGGGATGCATCCCCACCAAGGCCATGGTGAAGAGCGCTGAGGCATACAAGACTATTGTGAACGGCGAGGGTTATGGGGTAAGGGTGAAGGAGTACCAGCTAGACTTCCCCAGTGTCATCCAGAGGAAGCAAGAGGTAGTGAACCGCCTAGTTACTGGCGTGGAGAAGCTGTTCTCCTCGAACGGTATCACCTGCTATCGGGGGAAGGCTTCCATACCGAAGCCTGGCATGGTAGAGGTGAGCGGCCCCGATGCTGCCCGGCTGGAGACACGGTTCACGTTGATTGCCACAGGCTCGGGACACGCACTTCCACCGGTGCCCGAGGCTGCCATTCGGCGGGCCATCACCAGCGATGAAGCCCTCTGCCTCCCAAAACCACCCGAGAGCATGCTGGTGATTGGCGGCGGAGTACTGGGCGTGGAGTTTGCCTGCATCTACGCGGCGTTTGGTACCAAGATAGACATCATCAAGCGGTCCCCGTTGGTGTTGCCACCCGTGGACGAGGAACTCTCCAAGCGGATAATGCCCCTCTTGGCGCGCCAGGGGATCAAGGTCAACGCCGGTATCTTCATCAAGGACATCCAGGTCTCCGGCGACGGGGCAAAGAGGGTCATCGCCAACACCAAGGAGGGCAAGGAAGTCACCTTTGAGGCCGAAGAGGTCCTCATCGCTATGGGCCGGGTACCGGACTTCGGCGGCCTGGACCTGGCTGCCCTGGGAATAGAGCATGACTCCAAGGGTATCAAGGTTGACAACAGGATGCGGACCAGCCTTGCTGGGGTGTATGCCATCGGTGACGTTGTGGGCAAGTACTACCTGGCCCCAGTGGCCTCTCGCGAGGGTATCATCGCCGTTGAGGACATGTTCTCTACAGGTTCCGACATGGACTACAAGGTTGTGCCCCAGTGCGTGTTCTCCAGTCCTGAGGCGGCCAGCGTCGGCTTCACCGAGCGCGCCGCCCGGGATGCCGGGTACTCTGTGAAGGTGTCCCGTTTCCCCTTTTCTGCCAACGGCAAGGCCGTGGCACTGGGTGAGGCTGAGGGCATGGTGAAGGTGGTGGCGGACGGGGAGACTGGACTCCTCCTGGGCATGCACATCCTGGGCCCCCATGCCACAGAGATCATCCATGAGGCCGCTATTGCGATAGTCCTGGGCGGTACCGCGGAGGCGATCGCCACGATGATCCACGCCCATCCCACCCTTCCTGAGGCTATCATGGAGGCCTGTCACGGGATCATGGGCCATCCCATTCACTTGGCGAAGGTCCGCTAA
- a CDS encoding cupin domain-containing protein — protein MIGRIVRGKRIEMGLSLRHLAEKTHLTPSFLSQVERDLAEPSVASLRRIAEALKVPIFYFFLETEGDDPIVRGSDCRSIVFPSSPADCRILTPNLRRKIGMLKVRLAPGRAFSQEPLSYPGEECTHVLSGTMRFILGKREYHMETGDSIYYFSLVPHSIVNGGHEDLEFISAVTPPGF, from the coding sequence GTGATTGGCCGCATAGTCAGGGGAAAGCGAATCGAGATGGGCCTCAGCCTGAGGCACTTGGCGGAGAAGACCCATCTGACGCCGAGTTTCTTGAGCCAGGTAGAGAGGGACCTTGCGGAGCCCTCCGTGGCCTCACTGAGGCGGATCGCGGAGGCACTGAAGGTCCCGATCTTCTACTTCTTCCTGGAAACAGAGGGTGATGACCCCATAGTCAGGGGATCTGACTGCCGGAGCATCGTGTTTCCCTCGTCTCCCGCTGACTGCCGGATCCTCACCCCTAACCTGCGCCGCAAGATAGGCATGCTCAAGGTCCGCCTGGCCCCGGGTCGCGCCTTCTCCCAGGAGCCCCTGAGCTACCCTGGGGAGGAGTGCACACACGTGCTTTCGGGCACCATGAGATTCATCCTGGGGAAGCGAGAGTACCACATGGAAACAGGGGACTCGATCTACTACTTCTCCTTGGTTCCCCACAGCATAGTGAACGGCGGTCATGAGGACCTGGAATTCATATCCGCAGTCACCCCCCCAGGTTTCTGA
- a CDS encoding biotin/lipoate A/B protein ligase family protein: MAVDEAVARIVGRGEAPPTLRVYKWDPPCVSLGYFQRYEEVNLKECQRRGLDVVRRPTGGRAVVHHHEVTYSVCLATTHVPESVIQSYVYLSRGLLEAYRYLGADATLAPGRRHSGLSAACFDLSSVQEILVNGRKAIGSAQVRKWEALLQHGSLPLRLDSQVVSSVLTHDAEAAMRLGRVLSARAIDLEEALGRVPEPQEVEEALRVGFEKGLGIELVYGELTREEEELSLRLEAKKYGNLAWNEARQAEEGVNCSI; encoded by the coding sequence ATGGCCGTGGATGAGGCTGTCGCAAGGATTGTGGGAAGGGGAGAAGCACCTCCCACCCTCAGGGTCTACAAATGGGATCCCCCTTGTGTATCACTGGGATACTTCCAGCGATATGAGGAGGTGAATCTCAAAGAGTGCCAGAGGAGGGGCCTGGACGTTGTCAGGAGGCCCACGGGCGGCAGGGCTGTAGTGCACCACCATGAGGTGACCTACAGCGTGTGCTTGGCCACAACCCACGTCCCCGAGAGCGTCATCCAGTCCTACGTCTATCTCAGCCGGGGCTTGCTTGAGGCCTACAGGTACCTAGGGGCGGATGCGACCTTAGCCCCAGGCCGGCGCCATAGCGGCTTGTCCGCTGCCTGCTTTGACCTTTCTTCGGTCCAGGAGATCCTCGTCAATGGCAGAAAGGCGATAGGAAGCGCTCAGGTGAGGAAGTGGGAGGCCCTCTTGCAGCATGGTTCACTACCCCTGAGGCTTGATTCCCAAGTGGTCTCATCTGTACTCACCCATGATGCTGAGGCAGCCATGAGGTTAGGGCGAGTGCTCAGCGCAAGGGCTATTGATCTGGAGGAGGCCCTGGGGCGAGTGCCGGAACCCCAGGAGGTAGAAGAGGCCCTCCGGGTGGGTTTTGAAAAGGGGTTGGGGATAGAGCTGGTTTATGGCGAGTTGACAAGGGAAGAAGAAGAACTGAGCCTCCGTCTTGAAGCGAAAAAGTACGGGAACCTGGCTTGGAACGAGGCCCGGCAAGCCGAGGAGGGAGTCAATTGTTCGATCTAG